The following proteins are encoded in a genomic region of Montipora foliosa isolate CH-2021 chromosome 10, ASM3666993v2, whole genome shotgun sequence:
- the LOC137972486 gene encoding uncharacterized protein: MAVWISEGSGWTVQSVDNHYLNVVKYEPMKGSSYIKLPTELRIAKGLINMKNEDNECFRWCHIRHLNPQDKNPQRIKKSDKAFVDNLNYQGIEFPVTTKQYNKIEKQNEIRINVFGYENKQKYPIHVSKEKYEDCMNLLLTTEDENKHYVLIKNFNKFMYDTTKHKDKKHFCMHCLQCFSSERVLTAHEENCFQVNGAQAIKMPDKNDNILKFNNPHRQLPVPFVIYADFEAITEKMHGCRPNDDKSYTEAYQKHTDCGYGYKVVCCYDDKYTKPLQIYRGEKAVYKFMNAMLSEVRYCKKVMKEYFNKPLKMTKDDEEKFQKADKCHICEKKYHKNDVKVRDHCHVTGKYRGSAHKDCNLNFALTGKIPVIFHNLRGYDSHFIMQEIGAIVKENEYINKKGEKCQMNINAIPNNMEKYMAFMLGNQLTFIDSFQFMSSSLDKLVSNLPKEALIYTSQKFKGGKLGLMSQKGVYPYDFMDSFGKFNEKLPPKEEFYSILNDEQISDEGYTHAQNVWNTFNLKNMGEYHDLYLKSDILLLADVFENFRKTCLQYYKLDPCHYFTSPGLSWDAMLKMTNIKLELMTDIDMFQFIEKGLRGGTSYIANRYGEANNKYMKTYDEKAPSKYIMYLDANNLYGWAMSQYLPTGGFRWMTEKQIKNIKLQKYNENSKKGLILEVDLEYPKELHDLHNDYPLAPEKVKVNKDMLSEYAKNIAKKHGVSTGLVHKLIPTLSNKEKYVLHYRNLQLYTDLGLKVTKIHRVLKFNQSPWLKEYIDFNTQKRTNAKNAFEKDFFKLMNNSVFGKTMENIRKRVDVRLVTDSKKLTKMTSKPTYVNHKIFNENLVAVHKIKETLTLNRPAYVGMCILDLSKTLMYDFHYNYITQKYGSRAKLLFTDTDSLTYEIETNDAYQDFWNDKDKFDNSDYPEDSQYCDKTNKKVIGKFKDEAAGMPITEFVGLRSKMYSYMKDNDKGGKTAKGIKKNIIKKNIKHENYKNVLFDNEQMHHNMKTIRSNLHQIGSYELNKVSLFCFDDKRYIHNNGMTSYAYGHYRI; encoded by the coding sequence ATGGCAGTTTGGATTTCAGAGGGATCTGGTTGGACTGTTCAATCTGTTGACAATCATTATCTCAATGTAGTGAAATATGAACCAATGAAAGGATCTTCTTATATAAAACTACCAACAGAACTCAGAATCGCAAAGGGATtgataaacatgaaaaatgaggataatgaatGCTTCAGGTGGTGCCACATAAGACATCTCAATcctcaagacaaaaatccccaaagaataaaaaaatcagaCAAAGCATTTGTCGACAATTTAAATTACCAAGGAATTGAATTCCCTGTGACCACCAAACAatacaacaaaatagaaaagcaaAATGAGATCAGAATCAATGTTTTTGggtatgaaaacaaacaaaaatatccaATCCATGtctcaaaagaaaagtatgaagattgcATGAATCTGCTTCTCACAACAGAAGATGAAAACAAGCACTATGTATTAATcaaaaatttcaacaaattcatGTACGACACAACaaagcataaagacaaaaaacatttttgcatgcATTGTCTTCAATGTTTCAGTTCTGAAAGAGTATTGACCGCTCATGAAGAAAACTGTTTTCAAGTGAATGGCGCACAAGCAATCAAAATGCCTGACAAAAATGATAACATATTGAAATTCAACAATCCACACAGACAACTGCCAGTTCCATTCGTAATATATGCAGACTTCGAAGCCATCACAGAAAAAATGCATGGATGCAGGCCCAATGATGATAAATCGTACACAGAGGCTTACCAGAAGCATacagactgtggttatggatacaaggttgtttgttgttatgatgataaatacacaaaaccaTTACAAATTTACAGAGGCGAAAAAGCTGTGTACAAATTCATGAACGCTATGTTGAGTGAAGTCAGATATTGCAAAAAGGTTATGAAAGAATATTTCAATAAACCATTGAAAATGACTAAAGATGATGAGGAAAAATTCCAAAAAGCCGACAAATGCCACATATGCGAgaaaaaataccataaaaatGATGTGAAAGTGAGAGATCACTGTCATGTAACAGGCAAGTACAGAGGATCCGCTCATAAAGATTGTAACCTGAATTTCGCGTTGACAGGTAAAATACCAGTTATATTTCACAATCTCCGTGGGTATGACAGTCATTTCATAATGCAAGAGATCGGAGCAAttgtaaaagaaaatgaatacATAAACAAAAAAGGTGAAAAGTGCCAAATGAATATCAATGCCATACCAAACAACATGGAAAAATATATGGCCTTTATGCTTGGTAATCAGCTGACTTTCATCGACAGTTTTCAATTCATGAGCTCAAGTCTGGATAAACTGGTGAGCAACCTACCAAAAGAAGCATTGATATATacttctcaaaaattcaaaggGGGCAAACTTGGTTTAATGTCACAAAAAGGAGTATATCCATACGACTTCATGGATAGCTTCGgcaaattcaatgaaaagctaccaccaaaagaagaattttacagCATATTGAATGACGAACAAATAAGTGATGAAGGCTACACACATGCCCAGAATGTGTGGAACACTTTCAATCTAAAAAATATGGGTGAGTACCATGACTTATATCTCAAATCTGACATCCTTCTGTTAGCAGATGTGTTTGAAAACTTCCGAAAGACATGTTTGCAATACTACAAACTAGACCCCTGTCATTATTTTACATCTCCAGGTCTTTCATGGGATGCTATGTTAAAGATGACGAACATTAAATTGGAGCTTATGACTGATATTGATATGTTCCAATTCATTGAAAAAGGACTGCGTGGAGGAACAAGCTACATAGCCAACCGGTACGGGGAAGCAAATAACAAATACATGAAAACATACGATGAAAAGGCGCCTTCAAAGTATATCATGTATCTGGATGCAAACAATCTGTATGGTTGGGCAATGAGCCAATACCTGCCAACTGGCGGATTCAGAtggatgacagaaaaacagatcaaaaacataaaactgcaaaaatacaacgaaaacagcaaaaaaggatTGATACTAGAAGTTGATCTGGAATATCCTAAAGAATTACACGATCTGCATAATGACTATCCACTAGCACCTGAAAAGGTTAAAGTCAACAAAGATATGCTATCCGAATATGCCAAAAATATCGCAAAGAAACATGGTGTGTCAACCGGTTTAGTTCACAAATTAATACCAACACTgagtaataaagaaaaatacgTTCTCCATTATAGgaacctacaattgtacacCGATCTCGGATTAAAAGTAACCAAAATCCACCGAGTTTTAAAGTTCAATCAGTCACCATGGTTGAAAGAATACATCGATTTCAACACACAGAAGAGAACCAATGCTAAAAATGCTTTTGAGAAAGACTTCTTCAAGCTTATGAATAACAGtgtatttggaaaaacaatggaaaatattaGAAAGCGAGTAGATGTCAGATTAGTCACCGattcaaaaaaattaacaaaaatgaCAAGCAAGCCAACATACGTCAATCACAAAATCTTTAATGAAAATCTTGTGGCAGtgcataaaatcaaagaaacactcaCATTAAACAGGCCggcatatgtgggtatgtgtatcCTCGATCTCAGTAAGACACTGATGTATGATTTTCACTACAATTACATTACACAAAAATACGGTAGCAGAgcgaaattattattcacagacacagacagcttGACCTATGAAATTGAAACCAATGATGCGTATcaagacttttggaatgataaagacaaattcgataacagtgattatcccgaagattcacaatattgcgacaagacaaacaaaaaagtaatcGGCAAATTCAAAGATGAGGCAGCAGGCATGCCGATAACCGAATTCGTCGGATTGAGATcgaaaatgtattcatatatgaaagacaatgacaaaggcGGAAAGACCGCTAAAGGAATCAAAAAGAACATcatcaaaaagaacatcaaacatgaaaattacaaaaacgttttattcGACAACGAGCAAATGCATCATAATATGAAAACCATCAGAAGCAACTTGCATCAAATCGGAAGCTATGAACTTAATAAAGTGTCATTATTTTGCTTCGATGATAAGCGGTACATACATAACAATGGTATGACAAGTTATGCATACGGACACTATAGAATATAA